The Citrifermentans bemidjiense Bem genome window below encodes:
- the treZ gene encoding malto-oligosyltrehalose trehalohydrolase, with amino-acid sequence MVAAAWKFDLGATVLKEGGTRFRVWAPKSQTVNLLILSGKAAGAVLMQQEEMGYYSATVAGVADGDRYLYQLDNGKTFPDPVSRYQPDGVHEPSQVVDPDLFEWSDEGWTGIPLEQYRIYEIHTGTFTKEGTFEAAISFLDYLVDLGITAVEIMPVSQCPGKRNWGYDGVFHFAPQSSFGGPDGLKRLVNACHKKGLAVLLDVVYNHFGPEGNYLWDFGHYFTDKYRTPWGRAMNLDGAYSDSVLEFFLLNAGYWINEFRFDGLRLDAVDWIFDQTPKPLLQRLAEEVHLHRGRLGREIFLFAENDTNDARLIKPPELCGFGLDAQWCDNFHHALRTLLTRETTGYYEDFGQFSQMVKTYEEAFVFTGEYSQYRKRRQGGPAKDLPTSQFVVFSQNHDQVGNRKCGDRLSGSLPVGQLLLVAGVVILSPYIPMLFMGEEYGEKAPFHYFIDHGNPELVELVRKGKHEEHASGICEGEIPDPAAEETFLESKIDLVSEKVGEQAVILEFYKKLFSLRSTLPALQVFQREQMEVSGMPQQKVLCFRRWSGQNSVLCLFSFNNMQQEISLPLAEGTWEKLLDSSAQHWLGPGEEAPVKVEVTGEPGEIPVSINPYSVVVYAADLTGGAHGAS; translated from the coding sequence ATGGTAGCTGCTGCCTGGAAATTCGATCTGGGTGCCACCGTGCTTAAAGAGGGAGGAACCCGCTTTCGGGTCTGGGCTCCGAAGTCGCAGACGGTGAACCTTCTCATCCTTTCCGGCAAGGCGGCCGGCGCGGTCCTCATGCAGCAGGAGGAAATGGGTTACTACTCCGCCACGGTAGCCGGGGTGGCCGACGGCGACCGCTATCTCTACCAGCTCGACAACGGCAAGACCTTCCCCGATCCCGTTTCGCGCTACCAGCCGGATGGGGTGCACGAGCCTTCCCAGGTGGTGGACCCAGATCTGTTCGAATGGTCGGACGAAGGGTGGACCGGCATCCCGCTGGAGCAGTACCGGATCTACGAGATCCACACTGGGACCTTCACCAAGGAGGGGACCTTCGAGGCGGCGATATCTTTTCTCGACTACCTGGTTGACTTGGGGATCACCGCGGTCGAGATCATGCCGGTGTCGCAGTGCCCCGGCAAGCGCAACTGGGGTTACGACGGCGTTTTTCACTTCGCGCCGCAGAGCAGTTTCGGCGGCCCGGACGGATTGAAAAGGCTGGTGAACGCCTGCCACAAGAAGGGGCTCGCGGTGCTCCTGGACGTGGTCTACAACCACTTCGGCCCGGAAGGGAACTACCTCTGGGATTTCGGCCACTACTTCACCGACAAGTACCGCACCCCGTGGGGGCGGGCCATGAACCTGGACGGGGCCTACAGCGACTCGGTCCTCGAGTTCTTCTTGCTGAACGCTGGGTACTGGATCAACGAGTTCCGCTTCGATGGCCTCAGGCTGGACGCGGTGGACTGGATCTTCGATCAGACGCCGAAGCCGCTTTTGCAGCGGCTGGCCGAGGAGGTGCACCTGCACCGGGGACGGCTGGGGAGGGAGATCTTCCTCTTCGCGGAGAACGACACCAACGACGCGCGACTGATCAAGCCGCCGGAGTTGTGCGGCTTCGGCTTGGACGCCCAGTGGTGCGACAATTTCCACCACGCGCTGCGCACCCTGCTCACTAGAGAGACTACCGGCTACTACGAGGACTTCGGCCAGTTCAGCCAGATGGTGAAGACTTACGAGGAGGCCTTCGTCTTCACCGGCGAATACTCCCAATACCGCAAGCGCCGCCAGGGAGGACCGGCAAAGGACCTCCCCACCTCGCAGTTCGTGGTCTTCTCGCAGAACCACGACCAGGTTGGAAACAGAAAATGCGGGGACCGGCTGAGCGGGAGCCTCCCGGTGGGACAGCTCCTTTTGGTCGCCGGGGTAGTGATCCTTTCCCCCTACATCCCGATGCTGTTCATGGGAGAGGAGTACGGGGAAAAGGCGCCGTTCCACTACTTCATCGACCATGGCAACCCGGAGCTGGTCGAGCTGGTCAGGAAGGGGAAACACGAGGAGCATGCCTCGGGCATCTGCGAGGGGGAGATCCCAGACCCGGCGGCGGAGGAGACCTTCCTGGAGTCGAAGATAGATCTCGTCAGCGAAAAGGTGGGGGAGCAGGCGGTCATCCTTGAGTTCTACAAGAAACTCTTCTCGCTGCGCAGCACCTTGCCCGCGCTCCAGGTGTTCCAGCGCGAGCAGATGGAGGTGTCCGGGATGCCTCAGCAAAAGGTCCTCTGCTTCAGAAGGTGGTCCGGCCAGAATTCGGTCCTTTGCCTCTTCAGCTTCAACAACATGCAGCAGGAGATCTCCCTGCCTCTTGCCGAAGGGACTTGGGAAAAGCTGCTCGACTCCTCGGCCCAGCACTGGCTCGGGCCGGGTGAAGAGGCACCGGTGAAGGTCGAGGTGACAGGAGAGCCGGGAGAGATTCCGGTATCGATCAACCCATACAGCGTGGTGGTTTACGCCGCCGACCTGACAGGAGGAGCACATGGAGCAAGCTAA
- a CDS encoding 4Fe-4S dicluster domain-containing protein yields the protein MSDMSRRTFLWVTGGSSIALVTEPPRKLVNKLIPKVIPPENIRPGSWTVFATTCRECPAGCGMHLSHRDGRVTKAEGNPAHPVNRGALCPRGQSAPQGLYDPDRLRQVLYRSGGASRPSNWQDALSAISTRLISGGRAVILSSLQTGALAEVMTGFASAFRGKLLFHEAFNYEPMRAAHQELFGLPVVPHHDLENSDYILSFAADFLETWVSPVSYARQFADMHGFRQDEAQNRMVYVGPRLSMTASNADSFIQVPPGQERLVAATLLKLVIERGWQKNDLTPFRGALDGMLKGAGQVPAIPEATLLQVAQAFANARAPLALAGPSAAKGAVASDTALCVALLNYAVGAVGKTVDFSRPHALSRTAREAELAALLGSLGANDVLFVHDTNPAYSRNGAAAQLRRAGTVVYLGTMPDETAQMADWVLPIDSPLESWGEYEPEPGVRGLMQPGMGRIHDTRSAGDLFLKMAGLARRPLSRKGSAEPPADFASWLKAGWSAPGGEAAWAGALRTGGDWSTRPKSPAAQPALQAKGGLRFAAAGVTPLPKPDQAELWAWPSIMLYDGRLANRGWLQEAPDPVSFVVWGNWVDMNPRQAEALGIEEGEMVQISTATGSLRAPARITEEVGLQTVAVGLGQGHTALGKNAKGIGANAFLLLGGVNSGSTFAPCRIAKVPGGAGDRMTATAPTRNQLHRELLQAVPVSELRVMKPGEGDRLDLPLSKGHRPEEDMYPAHEHKKHRWGMAIDLQRCIGCGACAVACYAENNIPVIGKELVRGGREMAWLRVPPYRMPGDRLRYAWLPLHCQHCDAAPCEPVCPVFAAVHNEEGLNAQIYNRCIGTRYCSNNCPYKVRRFNWLNVEWRKPLDLQLNPEVTVRTRGVMEKCTFCVQRIRQAEYRASRERRQLQDGEVVPACAQTCPTGVFTFGDLLDPNSRVSRLAATEPRRYQLLHELHTKPAVTFLRRVEVELG from the coding sequence ATGTCAGATATGTCTAGACGGACCTTTTTGTGGGTGACCGGAGGGAGCAGCATCGCGCTGGTCACCGAGCCGCCGCGAAAGCTGGTCAACAAGCTGATCCCCAAGGTGATTCCCCCGGAGAACATCCGTCCGGGTTCCTGGACCGTCTTCGCCACAACCTGCCGCGAATGCCCGGCGGGGTGCGGCATGCACCTCTCCCACCGCGACGGGAGGGTGACCAAGGCGGAGGGGAATCCGGCGCATCCGGTGAACCGGGGCGCCCTCTGCCCGCGGGGGCAGTCGGCGCCGCAAGGGCTCTACGACCCGGACCGCCTCCGGCAAGTCCTTTACCGCAGCGGCGGCGCCTCCAGGCCGAGCAACTGGCAGGACGCCCTCTCCGCCATCTCCACGCGCCTTATCTCCGGCGGGCGCGCCGTCATCCTTTCCAGCCTCCAGACTGGCGCGCTGGCCGAGGTGATGACCGGCTTCGCCTCCGCTTTCCGCGGAAAACTCCTCTTCCACGAAGCGTTCAACTACGAACCGATGCGGGCCGCGCACCAAGAGCTCTTCGGCCTGCCGGTGGTGCCGCACCACGACCTGGAAAATAGCGACTACATCCTGAGCTTCGCCGCCGACTTCCTGGAAACCTGGGTGTCGCCGGTTTCCTACGCGCGCCAGTTCGCCGACATGCACGGCTTCCGGCAGGACGAGGCGCAGAACCGCATGGTCTACGTCGGGCCCAGGCTTTCCATGACCGCCTCCAACGCCGACAGCTTCATCCAGGTCCCTCCCGGGCAGGAACGGCTGGTGGCCGCGACGCTATTGAAGCTCGTCATCGAGCGCGGCTGGCAGAAAAACGACCTCACCCCGTTCAGGGGGGCGCTCGACGGCATGCTGAAGGGAGCGGGTCAGGTTCCCGCCATACCCGAGGCGACGCTCTTGCAGGTGGCGCAGGCGTTCGCCAACGCCCGTGCCCCGCTGGCGCTCGCCGGCCCCTCGGCTGCCAAGGGAGCTGTGGCGTCCGACACGGCGCTTTGCGTAGCGCTTTTAAACTACGCCGTCGGAGCCGTCGGGAAGACCGTGGATTTTTCCCGCCCGCACGCCTTGAGCCGCACCGCGCGCGAAGCGGAACTTGCCGCCCTGCTCGGATCGCTCGGAGCCAACGACGTCCTGTTCGTGCACGACACCAATCCCGCCTACAGCCGAAACGGAGCGGCCGCGCAACTGCGCCGCGCCGGGACCGTGGTCTACCTGGGAACCATGCCGGACGAGACGGCGCAAATGGCCGACTGGGTCCTCCCCATCGATTCCCCGCTGGAGTCGTGGGGGGAATATGAACCCGAACCGGGGGTCCGCGGCCTGATGCAACCCGGAATGGGACGCATCCACGACACCCGCAGCGCGGGGGATCTCTTCCTCAAGATGGCCGGTCTGGCTCGGCGCCCCCTTTCCCGCAAGGGGAGCGCCGAGCCCCCCGCCGACTTCGCCTCCTGGCTCAAAGCCGGGTGGAGCGCTCCGGGGGGGGAAGCAGCCTGGGCCGGGGCCCTCAGAACGGGGGGGGACTGGAGTACCCGCCCGAAGTCCCCGGCTGCGCAACCCGCGCTGCAGGCAAAGGGCGGGCTCCGCTTCGCGGCGGCGGGGGTGACGCCACTTCCCAAGCCCGACCAGGCCGAGCTCTGGGCCTGGCCTTCCATCATGCTCTACGACGGCCGCCTCGCCAACCGCGGCTGGCTCCAGGAAGCGCCCGACCCGGTCTCCTTTGTGGTCTGGGGGAACTGGGTGGACATGAACCCCCGCCAGGCCGAAGCACTCGGCATAGAGGAGGGGGAGATGGTCCAGATCTCCACTGCCACCGGCTCCCTGCGCGCCCCCGCCCGGATCACCGAGGAGGTCGGCCTGCAGACGGTGGCCGTAGGGCTGGGACAGGGGCACACGGCGCTGGGAAAAAACGCCAAGGGAATCGGGGCCAACGCCTTCTTGCTCCTTGGGGGGGTGAACAGTGGCTCGACCTTCGCCCCCTGCCGCATCGCCAAGGTCCCCGGCGGCGCCGGCGACCGCATGACCGCCACCGCCCCGACCCGCAACCAGCTGCATCGCGAGCTGCTGCAGGCGGTGCCGGTGTCGGAGCTGCGAGTCATGAAGCCGGGGGAGGGGGACCGCCTCGACCTTCCCCTCTCCAAGGGGCACCGCCCGGAGGAAGACATGTACCCGGCGCACGAGCACAAGAAGCACCGTTGGGGGATGGCTATCGACCTGCAGCGCTGCATCGGCTGCGGGGCCTGCGCCGTCGCCTGCTACGCCGAGAACAACATCCCGGTGATCGGCAAGGAGCTGGTCAGGGGTGGGCGCGAGATGGCCTGGCTCAGGGTCCCCCCCTACCGGATGCCCGGGGACCGGCTTCGTTACGCCTGGCTCCCACTGCACTGCCAGCACTGCGACGCCGCCCCCTGCGAGCCGGTCTGCCCGGTCTTCGCCGCGGTCCACAACGAAGAAGGGCTGAACGCCCAGATCTACAACCGCTGCATCGGCACCCGCTACTGTTCCAACAACTGCCCCTATAAGGTGCGCCGCTTCAACTGGCTCAACGTGGAATGGCGCAAGCCTCTCGACCTGCAGCTGAACCCCGAGGTCACGGTCAGGACGCGCGGCGTCATGGAGAAATGCACCTTCTGCGTGCAGCGCATCCGCCAGGCGGAGTACCGCGCCTCGCGGGAGAGGCGGCAGCTTCAGGATGGGGAGGTCGTCCCCGCCTGCGCCCAGACCTGCCCTACCGGCGTCTTCACCTTCGGCGACCTGCTGGACCCCAACTCGCGCGTCTCCAGGCTCGCCGCGACCGAGCCGCGGCGCTACCAGCTGCTGCACGAGCTGCACACCAAACCTGCAGTGACCTTCCTGCGCAGGGTGGAGGTGGAGCTTGGCTGA
- a CDS encoding ferritin-like domain-containing protein — protein sequence MNRDDILNHLGKLIQLDVDATHAYDQAIRNVNEVVIKDKLIQFQADHRKHIDLLSAKMLELGGTPPELTSDFKGFLISGFTALRSLTGSKGALEAMETNERLTTSRYEEASKLDFPVDISAIVRSNYADEQRHLSFIREAIPTLK from the coding sequence ATGAACAGAGACGACATACTCAACCACTTGGGAAAACTGATACAGCTCGACGTGGATGCCACCCATGCCTACGACCAGGCGATCAGGAACGTGAACGAGGTGGTCATCAAGGACAAGCTGATCCAGTTCCAGGCCGACCACAGAAAGCACATCGACTTACTCTCAGCGAAAATGCTGGAGTTGGGTGGCACCCCGCCTGAACTCACCTCCGACTTCAAAGGCTTCCTGATCTCGGGCTTCACCGCCCTGCGCAGCCTCACCGGTTCGAAAGGAGCCCTTGAAGCTATGGAGACCAACGAGCGCCTGACCACCAGCCGCTACGAGGAAGCCTCAAAGCTCGACTTCCCGGTGGACATCTCCGCCATCGTCCGTTCCAACTACGCCGACGAACAGCGCCACCTCTCGTTCATCCGCGAGGCGATACCGACGCTTAAATAG
- a CDS encoding Rho termination factor N-terminal domain-containing protein has translation MRVQDIREIAQRMAIPTSKLKKGELIRVIQRTEGNRQCFDSGQSGQCGQRECLWADDCN, from the coding sequence ATGAGAGTCCAGGATATCCGGGAGATAGCCCAGAGGATGGCGATCCCCACATCAAAACTGAAGAAAGGCGAACTGATCAGGGTGATACAAAGAACCGAGGGGAATCGGCAGTGTTTCGATTCGGGGCAGTCGGGGCAATGCGGCCAGCGGGAATGCCTGTGGGCCGATGACTGTAACTAG
- the ligD gene encoding DNA ligase D codes for MGLEEYQRKRNPGRTPEPPASEGKSERSLRFVVHKHAASHLHYDFRLELDGVLKSWAIPKGPSLDPSVKRLAMMVEDHPYDYGDFEGVIPKGNYGAGEVIVWDTGSYEAPGAADPEQGVRLLREGLKKGDLKFILVGRKLNGEYALVRIKGDKENTWLLIKKNDRFASTEDVTLQDRSVVSDVTIEELKTGRKPQALPLAAAEAAEPVGPVRPAAPMPHRLTPMLANSAAEPFDDPDWLFEIKLDGYRAIAEIEGGEVQLYSRNNLSFNKRFPAIVQSLASLPVTAVLDGEVVALDAKGRSSFQLLQNSLRTGEKNIYYYAFDLLYLDGEDLRAEPLQARKERLRNLLPELPWVRFSDHIREYGRQFFELARENNLEGILAKRADSRYFAGRRSGDWLKIKIRLQQEAVICGFTQPRGSRKGLGSLVLGVYENGELVYIGLTGGGFDDVGLKEMYAALQPLIQPESPFRQQVKTSMPVTWTKPVLVCEVEFAEWTDENVMRLPIFLGLREDKDPRSVQREIFPAEVQPPVHHAQTDQEEDVGEPAAGEKVPAEETVATAKPFVKKGGAKKGEVNLVIDGQRLTLTNLDKVFWPEEGYTKGDVIDYYRKMARVILPYLMDRPESMYRTPHGIAEGGFYQKETADLIPPWITAREIYSKHVDKNIKFLVCQDEATLIYMANLGCIEINPWLSRLQQLDYPDYLVIDLDPEDISFEKVIETALAVHEVLESAGAASFPKTSGATGIHIYVPLGARYDYDTAGVFAKLVATLAHHKVPGFTSLLRSPRQRQKKVYLDFLQNKPGQTLAAPYSIRPRPGATVSAPLRWEEVKPGLDPRQFTINTIGKRLEQVGDLFQGVLGPGIDMERCLERLQNG; via the coding sequence ATGGGACTGGAAGAGTATCAGCGCAAAAGGAATCCGGGGAGGACGCCGGAGCCGCCGGCCAGCGAGGGGAAGTCGGAGAGATCTTTACGGTTCGTGGTGCATAAGCACGCGGCCTCTCATCTGCATTACGACTTTAGGCTCGAGCTCGACGGAGTTCTGAAAAGCTGGGCCATCCCCAAGGGCCCCTCGCTGGATCCCTCGGTAAAAAGGCTCGCCATGATGGTGGAGGACCACCCCTACGACTACGGCGACTTCGAGGGGGTGATTCCCAAGGGGAATTACGGGGCAGGCGAGGTGATCGTCTGGGACACCGGGAGCTATGAGGCCCCGGGGGCGGCCGATCCGGAACAGGGCGTGAGGCTGCTGCGCGAGGGGCTGAAAAAGGGAGACCTGAAATTCATCCTCGTCGGCCGGAAATTGAACGGGGAATATGCCCTAGTTCGCATCAAGGGGGACAAGGAGAACACCTGGCTTTTGATCAAGAAAAACGACCGGTTCGCCTCGACCGAGGACGTGACGTTGCAGGACCGTTCGGTGGTCAGTGACGTCACCATCGAGGAGCTAAAGACGGGGAGGAAGCCACAGGCGTTGCCCCTAGCCGCCGCAGAGGCGGCGGAACCAGTCGGACCTGTCAGACCTGCCGCTCCGATGCCGCACCGACTCACTCCGATGCTGGCCAACTCCGCGGCCGAGCCCTTCGACGATCCCGACTGGCTCTTCGAGATAAAACTCGACGGCTACCGCGCCATCGCCGAGATAGAGGGCGGCGAGGTGCAGCTCTACTCGCGCAACAACCTCTCCTTCAACAAGCGCTTCCCCGCCATCGTCCAGTCACTTGCTTCCCTGCCGGTCACGGCAGTGCTGGACGGTGAGGTGGTAGCCCTCGACGCCAAGGGGAGGTCTTCCTTCCAGCTCTTGCAGAACAGCCTGCGCACCGGGGAGAAGAACATCTACTACTACGCCTTCGACCTCCTCTACCTCGACGGCGAGGACCTGCGCGCCGAACCGCTCCAGGCACGCAAGGAGAGGCTTCGCAACCTGCTCCCCGAACTCCCCTGGGTCCGCTTCAGCGACCATATCAGGGAGTACGGCAGGCAGTTCTTCGAGCTTGCCCGCGAGAACAACCTGGAGGGAATCCTCGCCAAAAGGGCCGACAGCCGGTATTTTGCGGGAAGAAGAAGCGGCGACTGGCTGAAGATTAAGATACGGCTGCAGCAGGAGGCGGTGATCTGCGGGTTCACCCAGCCCCGAGGGAGCAGGAAAGGATTGGGCTCTCTCGTGCTGGGGGTCTACGAAAATGGCGAGCTGGTCTACATCGGGCTTACCGGAGGGGGGTTCGACGATGTGGGGTTGAAGGAGATGTACGCTGCGCTGCAACCGCTGATCCAGCCGGAGTCCCCTTTCCGGCAGCAGGTGAAGACCAGCATGCCGGTTACCTGGACCAAACCAGTGCTGGTCTGCGAGGTCGAATTCGCCGAGTGGACCGACGAGAACGTCATGCGCCTGCCCATTTTCCTGGGGCTTCGTGAGGACAAGGACCCCAGGTCCGTGCAGCGGGAGATCTTTCCCGCGGAGGTCCAGCCCCCGGTGCACCATGCGCAGACGGATCAAGAGGAGGATGTTGGCGAGCCTGCGGCAGGGGAAAAGGTGCCTGCAGAGGAGACGGTTGCCACAGCCAAGCCTTTCGTGAAGAAGGGGGGCGCGAAGAAAGGGGAGGTAAACCTCGTCATCGACGGGCAGCGGCTCACCCTGACCAACCTGGACAAGGTCTTCTGGCCGGAGGAGGGATATACCAAGGGGGACGTCATCGACTACTACCGCAAGATGGCACGGGTGATACTCCCGTACCTCATGGACCGCCCGGAGTCGATGTACCGTACGCCGCACGGCATCGCCGAAGGAGGTTTCTACCAGAAGGAGACGGCCGACCTGATCCCCCCCTGGATCACCGCCCGGGAGATCTATTCCAAACACGTCGACAAGAACATCAAGTTCCTCGTCTGCCAGGACGAGGCGACGCTCATCTACATGGCCAACCTGGGCTGCATCGAGATCAACCCATGGCTGTCGCGGCTGCAGCAGCTCGACTACCCCGATTACCTGGTGATCGACCTGGACCCCGAGGACATCTCCTTCGAGAAGGTGATCGAGACCGCGCTCGCCGTGCACGAAGTCCTGGAAAGCGCGGGCGCGGCCAGTTTCCCGAAGACCTCCGGCGCCACCGGCATCCACATCTACGTCCCGCTGGGAGCACGCTACGACTACGACACGGCAGGGGTATTCGCGAAGCTGGTGGCGACCCTCGCGCACCACAAGGTCCCCGGCTTCACCAGCCTCTTGCGCAGCCCCAGGCAGCGCCAGAAAAAGGTGTACCTCGACTTCCTGCAGAACAAGCCGGGCCAGACCCTCGCCGCCCCCTACAGCATCCGCCCCCGCCCCGGGGCGACCGTTTCGGCGCCGCTTCGCTGGGAGGAAGTGAAGCCGGGTCTCGACCCGCGCCAGTTCACCATCAACACCATCGGGAAGCGGCTGGAGCAGGTCGGCGACCTGTTCCAAGGCGTCCTCGGTCCCGGTATCGACATGGAGCGCTGCCTGGAGCGGCTGCAAAACGGGTAG
- a CDS encoding DUF1328 family protein, with protein sequence MLRWALIFFIIAIIAAVFGFGGIATAAAGIAKILFYLFLVVAVVMLVSALLAGRNITR encoded by the coding sequence ATGTTACGTTGGGCCCTCATTTTCTTCATTATCGCAATTATCGCCGCAGTATTCGGATTCGGCGGTATCGCCACAGCAGCGGCCGGGATAGCCAAGATCCTGTTCTATCTCTTCCTGGTGGTCGCAGTCGTCATGCTGGTATCGGCTCTACTCGCGGGCCGGAACATCACACGTTAG
- a CDS encoding ADP-polyphosphate phosphotransferase, with translation MKIDVEQFQVKAKEKVSLKRRPTDVAPFYHSKEQYQECLTEQIERLSALQGLLYANNNYAVLLIFQAMDAAGKDGVIKHVLSGINPQGCEVYSFKHPSAEELDHDFLWRSGRRLPERGRIGIFNRSYYEEVLIVRVHPEILAGEGLPGQLVNGHVWRDRFESIVNLEEHLHRNGTRIAKFFLHISKEEQRKRFIERIDNPEKNWKFDKADVEERKLWKQYMEAYQDCLEATSRKNAPWYIVPADDKKNARLIVAQVLLNLLEELKMEYPDTSEERRKELQEIRKELAKPE, from the coding sequence ATGAAGATAGACGTGGAGCAGTTCCAGGTTAAGGCAAAGGAGAAGGTGTCACTGAAGAGGCGGCCGACCGATGTGGCCCCTTTTTATCACTCAAAGGAACAGTACCAGGAGTGTCTCACCGAACAGATCGAGAGGCTGAGCGCCCTGCAGGGGCTTCTCTATGCCAATAACAACTATGCCGTGCTCTTGATCTTCCAGGCCATGGACGCCGCAGGCAAGGATGGTGTCATCAAGCATGTGCTTTCGGGGATCAACCCGCAGGGGTGCGAGGTCTACTCCTTCAAGCATCCCAGCGCCGAAGAACTGGACCACGACTTCCTGTGGCGCAGCGGGCGCCGGCTCCCGGAACGGGGGCGCATCGGGATCTTCAACCGCTCCTATTACGAGGAGGTGCTGATAGTTCGGGTGCACCCGGAGATCCTGGCGGGGGAAGGGCTTCCGGGGCAGTTGGTCAACGGCCATGTATGGCGGGACCGCTTCGAGTCCATCGTGAACCTGGAGGAGCATCTGCACAGAAACGGCACCCGCATCGCCAAGTTCTTCCTGCACATCTCCAAGGAAGAGCAGCGCAAGCGCTTCATCGAGCGGATCGACAACCCGGAGAAGAATTGGAAGTTCGACAAGGCAGACGTGGAAGAGCGAAAGCTCTGGAAGCAGTACATGGAGGCGTACCAGGATTGCCTGGAGGCAACCAGCCGCAAAAACGCCCCGTGGTACATCGTCCCTGCGGACGACAAGAAGAACGCGCGCCTGATCGTCGCCCAGGTACTGCTGAACCTGCTGGAGGAATTGAAGATGGAATATCCGGATACCTCGGAGGAGCGCCGCAAGGAACTGCAGGAGATACGGAAGGAATTGGCTAAGCCGGAATAG